The window AAGCCAAAGATAGTAAAGTCAAACACCGTTCCTCGGATATAGCCGATTGCAACACCTGCTAAAGAGAGTAAAACTGCACCAATACCAACAATGATTGCATAAACTAAATATAAAAGAGGTGCGATAAAGACGAAGGTAAATTCTAATGGTTCGGTCACGTTACCTAACATGGCTGTTAAGACCATGGTCACCAGCATTGATTTAACTTCAGCACGGTTCTCTTTTTTGGATGTCTTATAGATGGCTAAGGCAATAGCAGGGAATAAGAACAAGGTCACTAACATCTGCTGTTGAGCCATAAAACGAGTCAGGCTTGGCATCATCGCCCAGTATTCACTGTTTGGTCCTTGTTTGAATAACACTTCCGTCATGGCAGGAACAACACCGACAAACGTCTGTCCATCAATAACGTAAGAGCCACCTGCTTCTGTAAATCTAAATAAAACGTTCCAAACATGGTGTAAGCCAAATGGAATAAAGAGTCGTTCACCACCCGCAGTAAAGAATGGTCCGACAGGGCTGAGGATCACGGCGGATAATTTCATCAAGCCAAGAACCAAAATTTCCCAAATAAAAGGTAAGACAGCACCCACTGCGATCATTAAACCAATCATAATAATCGAGACAGATTTTTTACCTGAGAAGAAGGCAAATGCAGTCGGTAACTCAAGGTTATAGAATTTATCGGTCGCCCAAGCAGCAATTAATCCAGTGATTATCCCGCCTGCGGCGCTAATATTCATGGTTTGTATGCCTAACACCTTAATTTGTCCAACCTGAGTCATAATGGCAGGGTCAGCAAGCTTACCTGTCAGTACTAGCCAGACATTAATGGTTATGATTAATGTTAGGTAGCCAACGACAGAGGCAAAAACAGCAATGCCTTTATCTTTTAAGCTCATGCCATAAGCCACCCCCATTGCGAAAAGGAGCGGGATGTTGTCAAAAATAACACCTGCAATTGAACGAATACTGACTAATAACGCATTAACGGTCTCATTCCCCAGAAAAGGAAACCGAGCTATCATGTAGGTCTGAACTAAAGCACCGCTGATACCCAAAATCATACCAATGGGCGCCAAAACACCGATTGGAAGAAGTAAGGTTCTCCCAAAACGTTGAATTGATTCACCAAACTTTCTTTTGGCCATATTTTTTTCCTTATGACTTCGAAT of the Providencia stuartii genome contains:
- a CDS encoding PTS transporter subunit EIIC, giving the protein MAKRKFGESIQRFGRTLLLPIGVLAPIGMILGISGALVQTYMIARFPFLGNETVNALLVSIRSIAGVIFDNIPLLFAMGVAYGMSLKDKGIAVFASVVGYLTLIITINVWLVLTGKLADPAIMTQVGQIKVLGIQTMNISAAGGIITGLIAAWATDKFYNLELPTAFAFFSGKKSVSIIMIGLMIAVGAVLPFIWEILVLGLMKLSAVILSPVGPFFTAGGERLFIPFGLHHVWNVLFRFTEAGGSYVIDGQTFVGVVPAMTEVLFKQGPNSEYWAMMPSLTRFMAQQQMLVTLFLFPAIALAIYKTSKKENRAEVKSMLVTMVLTAMLGNVTEPLEFTFVFIAPLLYLVYAIIVGIGAVLLSLAGVAIGYIRGTVFDFTIFGLLYEHTNWIFLVIIGSCLAVVTYFIFYWAIIKFDIKTPGREESSNLKNTLIKEKRYGEIAEKLINALGGKQNIRNVDNCITRMRIDVAEVNQIDKELMLESGCTAFFFPSANHVHVVYGPKVEFVRNAVDEAMKK